DNA from Solanum stenotomum isolate F172 chromosome 3, ASM1918654v1, whole genome shotgun sequence:
TTTATGTTTGTGGTTTGccttatagttttccttcacatcccgattttattgaatatatccaacaaacttataatcctacttataaaggtttttcaagaaatactgttaaatctgatgtttttgtatatcaaggtaaacattgtcaatatcttcattgtatatttagcatattagattgtagagtgtcTATAACTTCGGACATGAGTCGTAGTGTTAATGGACATGATTATTTAATTGTTACAGCACATTGGATTGATAATAACTagaatttgcaaaaaagaatcttaagttataaagaatgtgtagagaaaaaaactggtgcatatttaacttcaaatattttgagtgttctagattattacatgcttatagataaagtaatgtttgtcgcattagataatgcatctaataatacaaacgctgctagtatgttaaaaactagattatgtccaattgatgttaatgcttttcatgttagatgtgttgcacacatattaaatttagttgtacaagatgatatttcattattcaattgtggttgtatgaaaattgaatatgttgttgcctGGATTTTTATGCTCATAGAGCTGCTAGAATTAGGGTATTTAATGAACgttgtgtactatgtgatttgccaccaagaaaaattcgaagacatattaaaacaaggtgAAATTCTTTTTACAAAATGCTTTCAGTTGCTTAAGAATATAAAGGACCCAtacaaatggtgtttaatgctcataatgctgacccattagatagaatttgtgaagaagattgggaagaaactaatgaactattagaatttttaagacttttttatgatgttacaaccatgttttctggaatttattatcctactatttcatcagtattaataaatatttgtgctattacaattcaattttctaaatacaaaaaaattgaaaatttagagttgcaattgaaggtatgattgaaaaattttaaaaatattttttttcctattcctcaaatttatttaactgctaCTTTACTTAACCCTCAATATAAATTACGAGGTGTGCAGGGACTTGTTGATACTTTTTATGATACTTTAGAAATTTTACCGGAAGAAATTTCAACTTGTGAAATGTGCAAGTctagcataaaagtagaagctaaaattttgtttgaaaaatatagaactatAGGAAATATTCAAGGAGAAGTTGGGCAAACTTCTAATCCTCAGAGTAAAGCTCGAATTAATAGTTTTATGCGAGGttttcttggtcttaattctactaaccgtgatgattttgaagaatatcttaatcaatctttagaaacagTGGACGACGAAGATGACAATGAAGAATTATTAGCATGGTGGAGGAGGCGGAGCGttgcatttccaattttgagcaaaatggttcatgatgttctagctattcaagcttcatcagttgtatcagaggctgcttttagtgcggcaaggtttcaacttggcgatcatagacattcattggcGGAAGAAAGTTTGAAAACatcagttttatttagagaCTGGGTCAACGCCGAGAGGAGGAATTATAATTTGCCAAAGTTAAGTTCCAAACAAGAAGCTTGAATTAATGCGGTAATtggatctagtgatgatgaattagagtcacaagagtttctagcaagtttgccaacaccggaggatgttaccgtcgatatgatgcgacaattagaactgaattttaaaggagaatacaaatattagattacatctgagaactaattgaaacaaaacccttcctagaaggtgactgcgtagattagttactccactaatatttgtaaattgtaacttctaagttctaagttgcaattataatttattgaataaatttgaaggctttattcaagtcttttttatataactattatcttgcattttaattttaattttaaactactaactttaaaatacttaatttaaaaattgaaatttgacatttgaaatttcaagttaaattcttttaaaatatttaaaatacaaatttgaacttctcaaatttgaaatttgaaacttaaaacttgaaatttgaaaacttaagcattttttattagctaaaaatgttattgaaaatcaaataaactaaaaatgttattcaataacatataatttcaatacaaataaataaatatataaaaataaataaaaatcccACGTCCCGTCCCGCCAAACCCCGTCTCATTCcgtatatatagtgggacgggatggGACAAATTTTCATCCCGCCAATCCCGGTCCCAGCTGAATCCTGGCCAAGGCGTCTCCCGTCCCGTCCCCTCAGTCCCCGTCCCCTTGCCAGCCCTACCAAACGCTAGTTTAAAGTGTATTAAATGGtgtatacataattttttccGTTAAATATCACTTGAAGTTTTATTACCATCAACCAACCGTATGGCTGGCCTTCGTGGTTTAGTGAACGGTGCTGTTGAAAAGGTTCTCACAGATGTTGTAACATGCGGGCCcgatgtaatattttaaaataaaaataaataaataaaacagtACTGtaacattatattaaaaaaaagaacatagTACATATGTAGTTTCTTGATTGATCAAGATCCATTAACGGTGAgtgtaaaaatgaagaaatgtgaAAAGTTTGAGTTGAGAATTGGGGATAAATGGATAGAGGATTGTAAAATCTGGGATAAGTTATTTCAAAcgattttataattaaataatgaattaGTTATGATGGAATCAGTTATGCTGATTATTTATCCtgagattatttttattgattgtttggtttgttgtatgaAAGATAACAAATATGACATATTTTCTAAGAAAAGtttatttaattacaaaaataccctccatcttattaaacttttatatatatatttgttttatagaGCTTGATTATTTACTCTTTAAAACAAATCCTCcatcttatttaacttaattgtttttgTGCTTCTCAAATCGTGTGTTGTGTTTTCACTTATATATCAGtgctttttatatatagatatatatactaGAAAACCGAATAAAAAGTACTTACATAAAAATAACTACTTACACGAAAATTAAGTTCCTTCAAATTGGAAGAACTTCTAAGGATGCAAGGACAAAGACGGTAACAAAACAACCTCAAAAAACTGGATCAAAACTCATCAAAAACTGCTTTtaaacaatagtaaaaaaattgtcaaaatggCACCAAAACAGCCTAAACTTGACAAAACAGTAAAAACGACATATAAATAGTAAAATCTCGACAAAAATTGCACCATAACAacaaaaactaaacaaaaactGCACTAAAATTGGCCAAAAACTAATGTGAAAAGTGATAATAAAAAGGATTTAAGAATTCAGAggtatttttgtcattttaattatattgtCTCAAGATAAGTTATTCTGATATTGTTATTCTACCAAGAGGGAGGGATAATTTATCCCAATACTATTTACTTAtcatgggataagttatcccatgaCTATCCCATCATGTGTAACCAAACAAAGGATTAATAGACACTACAATTTTATCCCATGACTATTCCCTTTTAtccatcacaccaaacgacccctaaagaCCACTCAAAAGTTATTCCGAAATTAGCTCCTCTTAtccatcacaccaaacgactcctaaggatatataataatcatttttatttggaattacaaatataaattttaattgcGTGAAATCGGATGGAACTTAGGCAAAATACGAATAGGAAGTAGAATAGACATACTTCTATGTGTAACTTAATTCAAGTTAAACTATCTATATATACACtctcaaaattgaaatattattacttaAACCGTTAAAATCAAGATAACATATCTGCTCAAAGTTTCATGCCTTTGAAAATTAATATGGAATGTTTCAAAATCTTCCCATATTAGTagctttttttttgttgttagaGATAAATGACTATAAGCTCGtgtcttttaacttttaaatcaaaatatttactGTTTTGAAATGCTGTTATAGCGAGGAACTGATGCTCAACATATTCCCGCGAAGTTGGGAATTTTTTAAGAATCGGACGGTGAATAATAAACCTCAGGGCTCATTGTAATCCAACGGCATCAAATCGATTCAACACCAAACCTTATAAATATCAAACCCTAAATTCGATTTTTCCCTCTTTCCTCTCCTGCAATTGCAGCTCAACTGCAATACAGTATCAGCAGGACCACCGCCATTTTCTCACCTTCAAGCTTACATTTCTATCTTTTTCTACACTCAATTTACAGAGCTTGTAATGCCTGCACTTGTTGAAAGTGAAACAATGGCGTCTGAAGATTTGATGGAGCTGAAGAAGAGCGGAAATGGGTCATCCGCCGACTCCCATAAGAAGTCGAAGAAGACCAAGATTGATTCTGGGTCTGATTCAGAGGAGATAAAGAAGAGTAATAAGAAAGATAAGAAGCGTAAAGCTTTAAGCTTGGATGATCAGGAGAATGGATATTCGGAGGTTTTGGAACCggatgaaaagaagaagaagaagaaaaagaagaagaaaaaggatgaGGATGAGGCTAAATTGGTGGAGGAGGATAGTgaggagaaagaggaggatCCTAATGCCTTGTCTAATTTTAGGATTTCAGTGCCACTGAGAGAAGCTTTGATTACCAAAGGGATACATGCGCTGTTTCCTATTCAAGCTATGACTTTTGATACCATATTGGATGGGTCTGACTTGGTTGGTCGAGCTCGCACTGGTCAGGTATGTACTCTTTGCAATTACCTTCTTAACTCTTATACAGTGAAACaacatttcttgatttatattttttttggtgttcAGTTAATAACTTAAAACTGCATgctgatatttaaaaaaaaacataatacataaacaaactCTCAAACTTGGCCTCAGCGGACAAGTAATCACTtcaactttgagtatgcacGTCTAGATAACTCCACTAGCCTCCACTTTGCTCGttgaacactccaacttacAACATGATTATCTAGACACCTccaaaatttatgtgtcatgtCAGCATTGGGTGGACACAGTGGGGACAAATTAGAGTGTTTAGTTGCTAGTTAGACCTAGTGATGTGCACTCTTAATGTTGGAGTGCTTACTTgtctatttatgtattatgccatttaaaaattatggctgtcatttattataatttaaatgctTGTTTCTGTCAGTGGACTAGCAACTTGTAATGTTAATTTTACTGATTTGATTATGTTCTGTATAGAGCGTGGCATTGGGAAATTCTAACCCCAAACACAATAATAAATGTCCATGTGTTCCTTGGAAATTAGAATTAGGCAACTATGCAAGTCATCTATAAGAATCTACATGCGCTTGGCTCTTAGGCGGGGGAAGAAAACCTTAGTTCTTTATGAGATTCTCATTCTTGTGCTGTCCACGTATACTGGCCTACACAGGAGCAGCTCACATTTTCTGGTGATTTTCATTCTAGAACCATAATTGATAGAGTTCCATTGACTTCATGTCCCACATTTTCGTCCAAACTTCAAAATTGCTATTTACTTGTCCAAGGGGTACTCCCTCTGTTCCCGTGTTCACCTCTTTGAAGAAACTTACAGTACCCTATGGTGCTTATGAGGATGTATTAGTGAGGATCCTCTAAAGGTACATGGGTTTCCCTTTGATGCGAATTTTTCTCTGAAATGAGTTTTCTGAGAACACAAAAGTTGATAgtttctattttaaattaaaactttGCCATTGCTTATTCATTACGATGAATGGACAGTGATCACTTTGTTTCTATTACCATAAGAATAGTAAGGGACCAAATATTCCAGTATCACAAGACAATTGAGGCAATGTTTGTGATTATTTGTTGACTAAATAGTCTCTAACAGGttattatttcaatttgtgTTCCCACATTTGCAGGGTAAAACATTAGCCTTTGTGTTGCCCATATTGGAGTCCCTGATAAATGGACCTACTAAAGTATCACGGAAAACAGGGTATGGGAGGGCTCCAAGTGTCTTAGTGCTTTTACCTACTAGGGAGTTGGCACTTCAGGTATTATTTTAGAGGCCTTGTGGAAGTTGACCTCTTCGCTGAATGTGAACCTCAGACTTTTGTTTTCTCACTTCATGTTAATATAGGTGTTTGCTGACTTTGAAGTTTATGGTGGGGCTGTGGGGCTAACTTCATGTTGTTTATATGGAAATTCATCCATGGGACAACAACAAGTTCAACTGAAAAGAGGAGTTGATATCGTCGTAGGTACTCCTGGAAGAATTAAGGTAGTGTATTAATTGGTCTTATATTTTGGGACTCTGGAATATTCGTTGTTGTTATGTTTTCATGCTTCAGAGAGTTTAGATTTACTCCTTGCAAATTTTCCTCAGGACCACATCGAAAGAGGAAATATTGATTTCAGGTCCCTAAAGTTCCGTGTTCTTGATGAAGTTGATGAAATGTTGAAAATTGGTTTTGTTGATGATGTTGAATTTATATTAGGTATGCTACTATTCAGCGGTATCTTACCCTTATTATCTGATCTTTTACCCTCTCATTTTCTGATGCTGTCAGTTATGTCTGTGTAATATTCTCTCTTTGAGAGCTGAAATTTGTTTGTGCATTAGATGTCATTTCCAGGGGTCTTGTCATATTATGGTTACTGATTTTGTTATGCTTTTCTTCTACTTTTCTCCTTTGAATTTTAAAGGCAAGGTAGAAGATGCAAGCCAAGTTCAAACACTTCTTTTCAGTGCCACTTTGCCGAGCTGGGTGAAGCATGTTAGTTTCTTATCTCTCTTTTTCTATAAATACTAGTCAGTGTTTGCACCAGGTGAATGTTTCATAGCCCTTAGTTTATTTCAAAACAAATTGCTTCTTCAGAGCTTGGAAAACAGCCCACCTTGGGGGTAAATGGGAGATGTACAAATTCTATGCCCTACACttacattttcttttctctcctgAATAGTGATCTGTTTCTGGTGTCAGATATCTTCGAAGTTTCTCAAACCTGATAAGAAAACAGCTGATCTTGTTGGTGATGAGAAAATGAAGGCCAGCAAGAATGTGAGGCATATTATTATCCCATGCTCTAGTTCAGCCAGATCTCAGCTGATTCCTGATATCATTCGCTGCTACAGCAG
Protein-coding regions in this window:
- the LOC125860152 gene encoding DEAD-box ATP-dependent RNA helicase 7-like; its protein translation is MPALVESETMASEDLMELKKSGNGSSADSHKKSKKTKIDSGSDSEEIKKSNKKDKKRKALSLDDQENGYSEVLEPDEKKKKKKKKKKKDEDEAKLVEEDSEEKEEDPNALSNFRISVPLREALITKGIHALFPIQAMTFDTILDGSDLVGRARTGQGKTLAFVLPILESLINGPTKVSRKTGYGRAPSVLVLLPTRELALQVFADFEVYGGAVGLTSCCLYGNSSMGQQQVQLKRGVDIVVGTPGRIKDHIERGNIDFRSLKFRVLDEVDEMLKIGFVDDVEFILGKVEDASQVQTLLFSATLPSWVKHISSKFLKPDKKTADLVGDEKMKASKNVRHIIIPCSSSARSQLIPDIIRCYSSGGRTIIFTETRGYASELAGILPGARALHGEIQQSQREITLAGFRSGKFLTLVATNVAARGLDIDNVQLIVQCEPPRDVEAYIHRSGRTGRAGNTGVAVMLYDPKKSNISKIERESGVKFEHLSAPQPADVAKAAGKEAAEAIAEISDSVIPAFKAAAEELLHTSELSPAELLAKALAKAAGYSEINSRSLLSSMENCVTLLLECGRPIFSPSFAYNVLRGFLSAEKVESIKGLTLTADGKGAVFDVSADDLDIFLAGKNAQGVSLEVVKELPRLQEKDQSRGGRFGGGRGGFSDKRNGGRFSGGRRGRGGGGRGYGNLGRRW